Proteins encoded in a region of the bacterium genome:
- a CDS encoding glycosyltransferase N-terminal domain-containing protein, which translates to MFSPFASKIRTGLAERVGLTGRVAAFRKRIGDKPVLLFHCASAGELEALKPLAHRFDKNGVALAVSYFSPSARSALKKSDEFDFSDYSPIDSQTRVKQYLDALRPSVIAITKHDIWPNLVWQAHDRGIPVFLINGNFHADSLRLWPVVRQFHASIYTAFTEIMTVSEKDALQAHRFVGKQVPVRAMGDSRFDRVLARAQRRAELPAGIEQACAGKPVIVAGSSHPDDEQLLLPVLTKLAAALPGLLTVIVPHDPSPKARRRILDMCGQHKLKVHDLEAGAVPKDTRVILINRTGILADLYRVGQVAYVGGGFGKGVHSVLEPMANGLPVICGPNIVVSNEAGIAKEKGILSVVAGRKPLETQLLEWFNKDVLASLRERVQVFVKEHTGATDRIAARLNEALHG; encoded by the coding sequence GTGTTTTCCCCGTTCGCGAGCAAGATCCGTACGGGCCTTGCGGAGCGAGTAGGACTGACCGGACGCGTGGCGGCATTCCGCAAACGGATCGGCGACAAACCGGTGCTGCTTTTTCACTGCGCGTCGGCGGGGGAACTGGAAGCATTGAAGCCGCTGGCGCACCGTTTCGATAAGAACGGCGTCGCCTTGGCGGTGAGCTATTTTTCGCCTTCGGCACGTTCGGCGCTGAAGAAATCGGACGAATTCGATTTCAGCGACTATAGCCCGATTGATTCTCAGACGCGAGTGAAGCAGTATCTCGATGCGCTGCGGCCTTCCGTGATTGCGATTACCAAGCACGACATCTGGCCGAATCTGGTGTGGCAGGCCCACGACCGCGGGATTCCCGTGTTTCTGATCAATGGAAATTTTCACGCGGACTCGCTGCGGCTGTGGCCGGTGGTGCGGCAGTTTCACGCCAGCATTTACACGGCGTTCACCGAGATTATGACCGTCTCCGAGAAGGACGCGCTTCAGGCACACCGCTTTGTGGGTAAGCAGGTTCCGGTGCGGGCGATGGGCGATTCACGTTTTGACCGGGTGCTGGCGCGGGCACAGCGCAGGGCGGAGTTGCCTGCGGGAATCGAGCAGGCCTGCGCGGGAAAGCCGGTGATTGTGGCCGGGAGCAGCCATCCCGACGATGAGCAGTTGCTGCTGCCTGTGCTGACGAAACTTGCGGCCGCTTTGCCGGGACTGCTGACGGTCATCGTGCCGCACGATCCATCGCCCAAAGCGCGCCGCAGAATTCTGGATATGTGCGGGCAGCACAAGTTGAAGGTGCATGATCTGGAAGCGGGAGCGGTTCCGAAGGACACGCGGGTGATTCTGATCAATCGCACAGGGATTCTGGCGGACCTCTATCGCGTGGGACAGGTTGCCTATGTGGGGGGAGGGTTCGGCAAGGGAGTGCATAGTGTGCTCGAACCCATGGCGAACGGGCTGCCGGTGATCTGCGGGCCGAATATCGTCGTCTCCAATGAGGCGGGTATAGCGAAGGAGAAGGGAATTCTCTCGGTGGTGGCGGGGCGGAAGCCGCTTGAGACGCAGCTTCTGGAATGGTTCAATAAGGATGTGCTGGCGTCGCTGCGGGAGCGGGTGCAGGTGTTTGTCAAAGAGCACACCGGTGCGACAGACCGCATTGCGGCGCGGTTGAACGAGGCGCTGCATGGCTGA
- a CDS encoding ABC transporter ATP-binding protein produces the protein MAELAAEQVTFGYDGAPLLRDISLTLRQGELTVCLGGNGSGKTTLLRLMSGLLTPAGGHVVVRGMENALPRQQTGMLFQNPDHQMLAGNVEEEIALGLELRGTPPAQIRETVEALLSRFQITSLRHHPPQALSGGQKQRVALAAIMAAKPRFLLLDEPDSFLDAPSRRELMSAVDEVRAECGILWMTPSPKRMPAADRHCLLRTGMLRECSREELHSVADAECVPR, from the coding sequence ATGGCTGAACTGGCTGCCGAACAGGTCACATTCGGCTATGACGGCGCTCCTCTGCTGCGCGACATCAGCCTGACGCTGCGGCAGGGTGAGTTGACCGTCTGTCTTGGCGGAAATGGATCGGGAAAAACCACGCTGCTCCGGCTTATGTCGGGGCTTTTGACTCCTGCCGGCGGGCACGTCGTCGTGCGGGGAATGGAGAATGCACTGCCGCGTCAGCAGACGGGCATGCTCTTTCAGAATCCCGATCACCAGATGCTGGCGGGCAATGTCGAGGAAGAGATTGCACTGGGTTTGGAATTGCGTGGCACACCGCCTGCGCAGATCCGGGAGACAGTTGAAGCTTTACTGAGCCGGTTTCAGATAACGTCGCTGCGCCATCATCCGCCGCAGGCTCTGTCCGGCGGCCAGAAACAGCGCGTGGCGCTGGCAGCGATTATGGCGGCCAAGCCGCGATTTTTGCTGCTGGATGAGCCGGACTCCTTTTTGGATGCTCCGTCGCGCCGCGAGTTGATGAGTGCGGTGGATGAAGTGCGAGCGGAGTGCGGGATCTTGTGGATGACGCCAAGTCCCAAACGCATGCCGGCCGCTGACAGGCATTGCCTGCTGCGCACGGGGATGCTGCGCGAGTGCTCGCGAGAAGAGTTGCACAGCGTGGCCGATGCGGAGTGTGTTCCACGATGA
- a CDS encoding ABC transporter ATP-binding protein, with protein MSLLVENVSYTWTFRGGRKTALESIQADFAAGVPHLLCGPSGSGKSTLGYLLSGLMTADVGRILLDGEDMLHCRTRAAHVFQSAETIFFEDTLAAELEQLSNGHGALDMTWFERFGLSVEDFAPKHPFHLSAGYGRLWATAMQLARNPQVLVLDEPTIGLDWSFQRRMLDAVKSWINPERTLIVITHDLDVMRELGGHAWVLEEGRLAWNGGTTHLLADHTLLEAYALAE; from the coding sequence ATGAGCCTGCTTGTAGAAAATGTTTCCTACACTTGGACTTTTCGCGGAGGAAGGAAGACCGCGCTGGAATCGATTCAGGCGGACTTTGCGGCGGGAGTTCCGCACCTGCTGTGCGGGCCTTCGGGCTCGGGCAAGTCTACGCTTGGCTATCTGCTGTCGGGTTTGATGACGGCGGATGTGGGGAGAATCTTGCTGGATGGCGAGGACATGCTCCACTGCCGGACGCGCGCCGCGCACGTGTTTCAATCTGCGGAAACGATTTTCTTTGAAGATACTCTTGCCGCGGAGCTGGAGCAATTATCGAATGGTCACGGGGCCTTGGATATGACGTGGTTCGAGCGGTTTGGGCTCTCCGTGGAAGACTTCGCGCCGAAGCATCCGTTTCATTTGTCGGCAGGGTACGGGCGGTTGTGGGCCACGGCGATGCAACTGGCGCGGAATCCACAGGTACTGGTGCTCGATGAGCCGACCATTGGTCTGGACTGGAGTTTTCAGCGGCGCATGCTGGATGCGGTGAAGAGTTGGATCAACCCGGAGCGGACACTGATTGTGATTACGCATGATCTGGACGTGATGCGCGAACTGGGCGGCCATGCCTGGGTGCTGGAGGAGGGACGGCTGGCGTGGAACGGCGGCACGACACACTTGCTTGCGGATCACACTTTGCTGGAAGCATACGCTCTGGCGGAATAG
- a CDS encoding oligopeptide transporter, OPT family — MAKIESAAPPAHKPYVSSQENVTEGTVRAVVLGVILSVVFTAANAYLGLYVGMTVSASIPAAVISMAILRKLMKTGSILENNLVQTIASAGVSLASGIIFTIPAFFIWHETRGDIAIPSIAKISFISIMGGALGILMMIPLRRLLIRDEHHTLPYPEGTACAEVLIAGERGGDMAKKVIFGVGAGAIYKIGTQIALWKESLTLELPAPSKGFLGLDAIPALLGVGYILGPRISAVMLAGGALGTAVLVPMIAFFGSGNANPIFPSLDQTVSAMSGEAIRSTYVRYIGAGAVTMGGILSLLKALPALLRSLASAASRIRASVKAEPVRTDHDLPGWVVLAGSLAIGLLSWTLAPDNPAVIFMVMVFGFVFVTVTSRIVGLVGSSSSPVSGMTIATLLGTTVLFVGMGYVGTAGMVAALVVGTIVCVAVCTAGDISQDLKTGFLLGATPWKQQLGMFVGIVAGTSVIGGIVYLLGNTFGFVTNAAHPNALQAPQANLMAMIIDGVMHGKLPWDLIFLGAFLALIVELFGVSSLAFAVGLYLPVGLAVGVMVGGLVRWARAGINAEESGEDPGVLFSSGLIAGEALIGIGFAILASLKISYDIAAGTFTGVSEVLVTLLVFAALIYTLWAASKPKPV, encoded by the coding sequence TTGGCAAAGATTGAATCCGCCGCGCCTCCCGCCCACAAGCCGTACGTTTCGTCTCAAGAGAACGTTACCGAAGGTACTGTTCGCGCCGTCGTGCTGGGAGTCATTCTCAGCGTCGTGTTCACCGCGGCCAATGCGTACCTTGGCCTGTATGTTGGTATGACCGTCAGCGCCTCGATTCCCGCCGCTGTCATCTCGATGGCCATCCTGCGCAAGCTGATGAAAACGGGCAGTATTCTCGAGAACAATCTGGTGCAGACCATTGCCTCGGCGGGAGTATCCCTCGCCTCGGGCATCATCTTCACTATCCCCGCGTTCTTCATCTGGCACGAGACACGCGGCGACATCGCCATTCCCAGCATCGCGAAGATCAGCTTCATCTCCATTATGGGCGGTGCGCTGGGAATTCTGATGATGATTCCGCTGCGCCGTCTGCTCATCCGCGATGAGCACCACACTCTCCCCTATCCCGAAGGTACCGCCTGCGCCGAAGTGTTGATTGCCGGAGAGCGCGGTGGCGACATGGCGAAGAAGGTCATTTTCGGCGTGGGAGCGGGCGCGATCTACAAAATCGGCACGCAGATCGCGCTGTGGAAGGAGAGCCTGACGCTTGAACTTCCTGCCCCCTCCAAAGGATTTCTTGGACTCGATGCCATTCCCGCGCTGCTCGGCGTCGGTTACATTCTCGGCCCCCGCATTTCGGCGGTCATGCTTGCCGGCGGCGCGCTGGGAACGGCAGTGCTGGTGCCGATGATTGCCTTCTTCGGATCGGGAAATGCCAATCCGATCTTCCCCTCCCTCGACCAGACCGTGTCCGCCATGAGCGGCGAGGCCATCCGTTCCACCTATGTTCGCTACATCGGCGCCGGTGCGGTCACCATGGGCGGCATTCTTAGTCTGCTGAAGGCGTTGCCCGCGTTGCTGCGTTCGCTGGCCTCGGCGGCATCCCGCATCAGAGCGTCTGTCAAAGCGGAGCCTGTGCGCACCGATCACGATCTTCCCGGCTGGGTGGTGCTGGCAGGATCTCTGGCGATTGGCCTGTTGAGCTGGACACTCGCGCCGGATAATCCTGCCGTGATCTTCATGGTGATGGTATTCGGCTTTGTGTTCGTAACCGTCACCTCGCGGATCGTCGGCCTGGTGGGATCATCGTCCAGTCCGGTTTCCGGAATGACCATCGCCACACTGCTCGGCACCACCGTGTTGTTTGTGGGCATGGGCTATGTGGGCACCGCAGGCATGGTAGCCGCACTGGTGGTGGGCACCATAGTCTGCGTAGCGGTCTGCACCGCGGGCGACATTTCGCAGGATTTGAAAACCGGTTTCCTGCTCGGGGCTACACCTTGGAAACAGCAGCTTGGAATGTTTGTCGGAATCGTCGCGGGAACATCGGTGATCGGCGGCATCGTCTATCTGCTGGGCAATACGTTCGGTTTCGTCACCAACGCGGCGCACCCCAACGCCTTGCAAGCTCCGCAGGCGAATTTGATGGCGATGATCATTGACGGCGTGATGCATGGCAAGCTGCCCTGGGATTTGATCTTCCTCGGCGCCTTCCTCGCGCTGATCGTGGAGCTGTTCGGCGTCTCGTCGCTGGCCTTCGCCGTGGGGCTCTACCTCCCCGTTGGTTTGGCGGTGGGCGTAATGGTTGGCGGCCTGGTGCGCTGGGCAAGAGCGGGTATCAACGCCGAAGAGAGCGGTGAAGATCCGGGCGTGCTCTTCAGTTCGGGTCTCATTGCCGGCGAAGCATTAATCGGAATTGGTTTTGCCATTCTGGCCAGTCTGAAGATCAGCTATGATATTGCAGCGGGCACCTTCACGGGAGTATCCGAGGTGCTGGTGACGTTGCTCGTCTTTGCCGCCCTGATCTACACTCTCTGGGCTGCCTCCAAGCCCAAACCGGTGTAG
- a CDS encoding glycosyltransferase: MSISGDFSLGVAIPAYKDCDKLRRCLGSIAEHAPALLPRTVVVDDSGDGSVANTLRASFPDIQWVLHEQNQGFGPSASESVLSCQADIVVLLNDDVLLLSDPAPQLQQLFRDPALFAVTFRSQREDGAFREGAKRLVWPMGFPRILHGERDQLPPVNGLHPSAYAVGGHAAYRKEFFAALDGFDPLFEPFYWEDVDICARALRRGWASAYCPECRVMHGEDGAIRTRHSAALIRELTMRNRLLFAWRHLPAHLKPLHTLSLLYHLTASVLLSGPAFLRAFLSARRRWRSA, encoded by the coding sequence GTGAGCATCTCCGGCGATTTCTCTCTTGGCGTAGCCATACCCGCGTATAAGGATTGCGATAAACTTCGCCGCTGCCTTGGCTCCATCGCGGAGCATGCTCCCGCCCTGCTCCCTCGGACCGTAGTCGTGGATGACAGCGGTGACGGCAGTGTCGCCAACACGTTGCGGGCGAGCTTTCCCGACATTCAGTGGGTCCTGCACGAGCAGAATCAAGGGTTCGGTCCCTCCGCTTCCGAGTCTGTCCTCTCCTGCCAGGCCGACATCGTGGTGCTGCTCAATGATGACGTGCTGCTGCTGTCCGATCCTGCGCCGCAGTTGCAGCAGCTTTTCCGTGATCCCGCGTTGTTTGCCGTCACCTTTCGGTCTCAGCGCGAGGACGGCGCGTTTCGCGAAGGCGCCAAGCGGCTGGTGTGGCCTATGGGATTCCCACGCATTCTCCACGGTGAGCGCGACCAGTTGCCGCCGGTGAATGGCCTCCATCCTTCCGCCTATGCGGTTGGCGGACATGCCGCATACCGCAAGGAATTCTTTGCCGCCCTCGACGGTTTCGATCCGCTCTTCGAGCCGTTCTATTGGGAAGACGTGGATATCTGTGCGCGCGCCCTGCGTCGCGGTTGGGCGTCCGCATACTGTCCCGAGTGCCGCGTGATGCACGGTGAAGACGGAGCAATCCGCACCCGGCATTCCGCTGCGCTCATTCGAGAACTGACGATGCGCAACCGCCTGCTCTTTGCCTGGCGCCACCTGCCCGCGCATCTGAAACCGCTTCACACGCTGTCGCTGCTGTATCACCTCACCGCGTCCGTCCTCCTGTCCGGCCCGGCTTTTCTGCGCGCCTTCCTTTCCGCGCGGCGAAGATGGCGCTCGGCTTAA
- a CDS encoding glycosyltransferase family 9 protein: protein MTGAPTSILCFRNGSIGNTLVAVPALRALRKSFPSASLAVVVDPVGYQLLEHCPWINRLIVYEKHGAHRGVRAHAQLIRELRALHPSHAVLFKRFFRNGLLARLSGAAVRAGFKTNERAPFLNLTVPYDESVPVVDLNLRLSERLGATPDGRDLELFLAPEDRDAAADLLHALRFADKTFVIAHYGGLTTPPDFMPLRRFLHVLRQIAGKTGRVLLIGHGAAEQAWADEISAQFPNARPMCGLPLRTTAALIERSRLFIGFNSGPAHIAAAVRVPEIIFFRPDARVAAEVRKWCPPSPLAHPLVPPASPDDDKAWAALIATVSKIAGPPVPVAIQRRT, encoded by the coding sequence GTGACCGGCGCGCCTACCTCCATTCTCTGCTTCCGAAACGGGTCCATCGGCAACACTCTCGTCGCCGTGCCCGCCTTACGCGCGCTGCGCAAGAGTTTTCCGTCGGCATCGCTGGCCGTGGTGGTAGATCCGGTGGGCTATCAATTGCTCGAGCATTGCCCGTGGATCAACCGCCTGATCGTCTATGAAAAACACGGCGCTCATCGCGGCGTTCGGGCACACGCGCAGCTTATTCGGGAACTGCGGGCGCTCCACCCATCCCATGCCGTGCTCTTCAAGCGATTCTTTCGCAATGGACTGCTGGCGCGGCTCTCCGGTGCTGCCGTTCGCGCCGGATTCAAGACGAACGAGCGCGCCCCGTTTCTTAATCTCACCGTGCCCTATGATGAATCGGTGCCGGTTGTCGACTTGAATCTGCGCCTCAGCGAGCGCCTTGGCGCAACTCCCGATGGCCGCGACCTTGAACTGTTTCTCGCACCGGAAGATCGCGACGCGGCGGCGGATCTGCTCCACGCGTTGCGGTTTGCGGACAAGACATTTGTTATCGCGCACTATGGCGGCCTCACCACGCCGCCGGATTTCATGCCCTTGCGCCGCTTCCTGCACGTTCTCCGCCAGATTGCCGGCAAGACTGGACGGGTGCTACTGATCGGACATGGTGCCGCGGAGCAGGCATGGGCCGACGAGATTTCCGCACAGTTTCCCAATGCGCGGCCCATGTGCGGTCTGCCGCTTCGCACCACCGCCGCGCTGATCGAGCGCAGCCGCCTTTTCATCGGCTTCAACTCCGGTCCCGCGCACATCGCCGCCGCGGTGCGGGTCCCCGAAATCATCTTCTTCCGTCCCGACGCGCGCGTGGCCGCCGAGGTCCGCAAATGGTGCCCGCCTTCCCCACTCGCACACCCGCTTGTTCCCCCCGCTTCCCCCGACGATGACAAAGCATGGGCTGCATTGATCGCCACCGTCAGCAAGATCGCCGGCCCGCCCGTGCCTGTTGCCATCCAGAGGCGGACGTGA
- a CDS encoding glycosyltransferase family 9 protein — translation MRIVAFLFRRIGDSLLATPALRAIKDRYPDSELSVVCEPQVARVFAHNPHIDNVVTIKRGPSALSLAGAARRHGKADFLLDFLSDPRSALATRLSGAKQRVGFVRRGMNWVYTRTVPRQEAQHPMYSAQHKLGLVTALGVRAADTATEFYLTKDDREYAATAWAERGWSAETRVAAFFVHSRRDHKRWPLDCFREVLQRMHEDRLATPLVLITPGDESAVAELRARGDLSEKHMLPVRDLGHLGGVLERCAVLVGNDGGPKHIAVALGVSTVTIFGPDSPVYWTPADTAIHATIGAEARSVRASVADVQPHAVYDAVRAMLERDRP, via the coding sequence ATGCGCATTGTAGCCTTTCTCTTTCGACGCATCGGTGACAGTCTGCTCGCCACGCCGGCCTTGCGGGCCATTAAGGACCGCTATCCGGACAGCGAGCTCTCCGTCGTGTGCGAACCACAGGTGGCGCGGGTGTTTGCCCACAATCCTCACATCGACAACGTAGTAACGATCAAACGCGGCCCATCGGCCCTCTCGCTGGCGGGAGCCGCGCGGCGTCACGGCAAGGCGGACTTCCTGCTGGATTTTCTCTCCGATCCGCGCAGCGCCCTCGCCACTCGTTTGAGCGGCGCCAAACAGCGGGTGGGATTTGTGCGGCGTGGCATGAACTGGGTCTACACCCGCACGGTGCCTCGTCAGGAGGCGCAACATCCGATGTACAGTGCGCAGCACAAACTCGGGCTGGTGACGGCGCTCGGAGTTCGCGCTGCGGATACGGCTACGGAGTTTTATCTGACAAAGGATGATCGCGAATATGCGGCCACGGCATGGGCCGAGCGCGGATGGTCGGCGGAGACTCGTGTCGCCGCCTTCTTCGTGCATAGCCGCCGCGACCACAAACGCTGGCCCCTCGATTGTTTCCGCGAAGTGTTGCAGCGGATGCACGAGGACCGGTTGGCAACACCACTGGTGCTGATTACGCCGGGTGACGAGAGCGCGGTGGCCGAATTGCGCGCGCGCGGCGATCTGTCCGAAAAGCATATGCTGCCCGTGCGGGATTTGGGCCATCTGGGCGGCGTGCTGGAGCGTTGCGCGGTGCTGGTCGGCAATGACGGCGGTCCGAAGCACATCGCCGTGGCGCTCGGGGTCTCGACCGTTACGATTTTCGGCCCCGACTCTCCCGTTTACTGGACACCCGCCGACACCGCCATTCACGCCACTATCGGCGCGGAAGCGCGGAGCGTCCGGGCGTCCGTGGCCGACGTGCAGCCTCACGCGGTATACGATGCGGTGCGCGCCATGCTCGAAAGGGACAGGCCGTGA
- a CDS encoding glycosyltransferase family 2 protein, with the protein MPMLPISLVVITFNEEANIERCLRSAQCCAERIVVDSGSTDRTLDISRSFGATILHRAWTGYGDQKNYGTQQASQPWVLCIDADEEISDAMRERLIETFAEDPSCDAFEINRRNFYAGKAIAHSGWYPQWKLFLYRKGKVEWDDAEPHPLPVLRHGRKRRLHDGDLYHYTYSGVRQHIQKNFAFAVGSAAAMHRKGRTATTFDLVFRGPWAFFRAYVMQRGFLDGFYGLVIATVAGWYTFTKYALLRELTMTQATHHDH; encoded by the coding sequence ATGCCCATGCTGCCCATTTCGCTGGTCGTGATTACCTTCAATGAGGAAGCAAATATCGAGCGCTGCCTGCGGTCGGCGCAATGTTGCGCGGAACGGATTGTGGTGGATTCGGGATCGACAGATCGCACTCTCGACATCTCCCGTTCCTTTGGCGCGACAATCCTGCACCGTGCCTGGACCGGCTATGGCGACCAGAAAAATTACGGCACGCAGCAGGCCTCGCAGCCGTGGGTGCTGTGCATTGATGCCGATGAAGAAATTTCCGATGCCATGCGCGAGCGCCTGATCGAGACCTTTGCCGAAGATCCTTCCTGCGATGCCTTCGAAATCAACCGCCGCAATTTCTACGCGGGAAAAGCCATTGCCCACAGCGGCTGGTACCCGCAATGGAAACTGTTTCTGTACCGCAAAGGCAAGGTCGAATGGGACGACGCCGAACCCCATCCCTTGCCCGTGCTACGCCATGGCCGCAAGCGCAGACTGCACGATGGCGATCTCTATCACTACACCTATTCGGGTGTCCGCCAGCATATCCAGAAGAACTTCGCGTTCGCCGTCGGCTCCGCCGCCGCCATGCACCGCAAAGGACGCACGGCGACAACCTTCGACCTGGTCTTTCGCGGCCCTTGGGCGTTTTTCCGCGCGTATGTCATGCAGCGCGGATTCTTAGATGGATTTTACGGACTGGTGATCGCCACGGTCGCCGGCTGGTATACCTTCACCAAGTATGCCTTGCTGCGCGAATTGACCATGACGCAGGCCACACACCATGACCACTAA
- a CDS encoding glycosyltransferase family 4 protein — MRVVITAYVRFGNALAWHALEVARGLHAAGHSVLLCCKKDSFLARWSEGAPFPVNSELELDRTGAGGLLPGYKALRQIVHDFRPDVLNPHCPPGHSFLALLRSLGRLRVPLIRTVADPRPPSNNPANWLLHRRFTDGLIFTTASSQRRYEPFVDLRRLNHQVILPGFRADDFVDGVRAGGYRKRYGLKPEQLLIGIIARMSPEKGQEVLLEALALLSAEERSRIVCVLAGEDTRDRNHEDLKTIAKLFGVERQIRFLGRLDDVRPLMSELDVGVVTSVRSEAICRVALEYMSFGIPVISSDVNILPEVVLNGRNGLTFPNRNAHALAEGLRTMLRHADEPNRLGSAGRDMVHSAFSLGHEIEQTVAFYEQARLRTSRGHA; from the coding sequence CTGAGAGTCGTCATCACCGCCTATGTCCGCTTCGGAAACGCACTGGCCTGGCACGCCCTTGAAGTCGCCCGCGGCCTGCATGCGGCGGGGCATTCCGTGCTGCTCTGCTGCAAAAAGGACTCGTTTCTGGCCCGCTGGTCGGAAGGCGCGCCCTTTCCCGTCAACTCCGAATTGGAGCTTGACCGCACCGGCGCGGGTGGGCTGTTGCCCGGTTACAAGGCGCTGCGGCAGATCGTTCACGATTTCCGGCCTGATGTTCTGAACCCGCACTGCCCGCCCGGGCACTCCTTCCTTGCGCTGCTGCGTTCTCTGGGCAGATTGAGAGTGCCCTTGATCCGCACCGTTGCCGACCCGCGCCCGCCTTCTAACAATCCGGCAAACTGGCTTTTACACCGCCGATTCACCGATGGTCTGATCTTTACGACCGCATCTTCCCAGCGCCGCTATGAACCCTTCGTGGATTTGCGGCGGTTAAATCATCAGGTCATTCTGCCCGGATTTCGGGCCGATGACTTCGTGGACGGTGTCCGCGCCGGCGGTTATCGCAAGCGCTACGGCCTGAAACCCGAGCAGCTCCTGATCGGCATCATTGCGCGCATGTCGCCCGAAAAAGGGCAGGAGGTGCTGCTGGAAGCGCTCGCGCTGTTGAGCGCCGAGGAGCGTAGCCGGATCGTCTGTGTTCTGGCAGGAGAAGATACCCGTGACCGGAATCATGAGGACTTGAAAACGATTGCCAAACTCTTCGGCGTGGAACGGCAAATCCGCTTCCTTGGGCGGCTCGACGACGTGCGGCCCCTCATGTCGGAACTGGACGTGGGCGTGGTAACCTCCGTGCGCAGTGAAGCCATCTGCCGTGTGGCGCTGGAGTATATGAGCTTCGGCATTCCCGTAATTTCCAGTGACGTGAATATTCTTCCGGAAGTGGTGCTGAATGGCCGCAACGGTTTGACCTTTCCCAATCGCAACGCCCACGCTCTCGCCGAAGGCCTGCGAACCATGCTGCGGCACGCCGATGAGCCCAACCGTCTCGGATCCGCAGGACGCGATATGGTCCATTCCGCCTTCAGTCTTGGCCACGAAATCGAGCAGACCGTCGCGTTCTATGAACAGGCACGTCTGCGTACGTCACGAGGTCATGCCTGA